A region of Diospyros lotus cultivar Yz01 chromosome 3, ASM1463336v1, whole genome shotgun sequence DNA encodes the following proteins:
- the LOC127796882 gene encoding uncharacterized protein LOC127796882 has translation MRDGIDDHLGSIPLAVVGLFVSASALVSLCAKTARRVSRKYENDRLNNDSKLEPPPGSPLRLPGQLIKETISNKDINSFIHRGKAADEGGGDDDQSGGLWQKSILMGEKCQPPEFSGVIFYDRCGNRISELPSRSPRASPMPAPFSFPVTKDVH, from the coding sequence ATGCGCGATGGTATTGATGATCATCTGGGATCCATTCCTTTGGCAGTTGTTGGCCTGTTTGTCTCAGCATCAGCTCTCGTTTCCTTATGTGCAAAAACAGCAAGAAGAGTTTCGAGAAAGTACGAGAATGATCGCTTGAACAACGATTCGAAACTTGAGCCGCCGCCTGGTTCCCCTTTACGGTTGCCCGGGCAGCTCATTAAGGAGACAATCAGTAACAAGGACATTAATTCTTTCATCCACCGTGGAAAAGCAGCCGATGAAGGTGGTGGTGATGATGATCAGAGTGGTGGGCTGTGGCAGAAGAGCATTTTAATGGGCGAGAAATGCCAGCCGCCGGAGTTTTCAGGGGTGATATTTTACGATCGTTGTGGGAATCGGATTTCGGAGTTGCCATCGAGGTCGCCGAGGGCTAGCCCCATGCCGGCGCCTTTTTCTTTTCCGGTTACCAAAGATGTTCACTAG